From the genome of Mycobacterium kansasii ATCC 12478:
AGGTGTTGCTCGGCTACCTCGCGTCGCGTGCCGGAAGGATGCGCCTGGGCGTCGGGGTGACCGAATCGATTCGGCGGCACCCGGTTCTGATTGCCCAGGCCATGGTGACGCTGTCGCATCTCACCAAACGCGCGCCCATCCTCGGTATCGGGGCCGGGGAACGGATGAACATCGACCCCTACGGGCTGGACTCTGCCCACCCGGTCGCCCGCCTGGAGGAGGCCTTGCAGATCATCCGGCTGTGCCTGTCGGCACGAGGGCCGATCACATTCTGCGGCGAGTACTTTCGTCTCGACAGAGCGACGGTGGATCTCAAGCCTGCAGCGGGCAGGGTGCCGGAGATCTGGATCGCCGGCCATGGTCCGCGCATGCTCGCGCTGACCGGACGTTACGGCGACGGGTGGTACCCCACTGCGGTGGTGTCGCCGCGCGAGTACGCGGACAAGCTGACGACGGTACGAGCCGCCGCCCGCGCTGCGGGGCGAAACCCGGCCGAGGTCACTCCTGCGCTGCACCGCTTCACGGTGATCGCGGCCACCGAGTGCGAGGCGCGGGCCATGCTGAGGACGAAGGTCATCCGGGCGCTGGGCCTCATGACCCCGGCCGAGCTGTGGCGGCAAGCCGGGCTGGTTCACCCATTGGGCGAACATTTCAACCCACTGGTCGACTTTGTCCCCGATCACTACGACCGCGCGACTATGGACGACGCCATCGCGGCCGTACCAGAGGAGCTGGTGGCCGAGGGTCCGCTGCTGTGGGGATCCCCCGACCAGGTGGTGAGCAGACTCCGGGAATTCGGTGACGCGGGCCTGCGCCACGTGGTCCTCGCTCCCGTGTCGGGTCTGGTCTCCAAACACGCGGCCGGCTACGGACTTTGGGCCACCGGTCGGGTGGCGCGGTCACTTCGGGAGTCCACATCCCGCCGCGGCTAGGTCAGGCCAGCTGCCGGCAATCTCGAACGGGTTGCCTACCGGCCGATCCGACGCGACGTCAATGCATGCGGGCGCTACTGCCGAGGCCGATCTCCAGGACGCTGCCGGTGACGACACCCGGGTCGGTGACCAGGTACACCACCGCGCGGCTGACATCCTCGGGTTGTAGCCACGGCAGCGGTATCGGATTGCCTTTCATCATGCGGCGCACCAAATCGTCGGGAACGTCGTCACTTCCCGTCGGCTGCACCATCGGTGTCTGGGTGGTGGTCGGGCAGACGACGTTGACCGTGATTCCCTCCTTGGCAACCTCCAGGGCAAGCGACTTCGCCAGTCCGATGACACCCCACTTGGTGGCGTTGTACGCCGCGAGTTCGGGGATGCCCATTCGTCCGCCCATCGAGGATGTAACCACGATCCGGCCGTAGCGCTGGCGGCGCATCACCGGTATTGCCGCCCGGAGGGTATGAAAGGTGCCGGTCAAGTTGGTGTCCACCAGCTGCTGCCACACCTGATCGCTGACTTCCTCCAGCGGCCCGGTGCTGACGATGCCGGCATTGGCTACCACGATGTCCAGGCTGCCCAGGTCGTTGAGCGTCTGCTCCACCGCAGCGCTGACCTGGGCCGGGGCCCGGACGTCGAGGATTATCGGCAGGCAGCGCCGGCCCAGCTCTTCCACGAGTTTGGCGGTGTGGCGTAACTCATCCTCGGTACCGAGCGGGTAGCTCAGATTGGCCATCGGCGCGGGCACATCGCCGACGACGATGTCCGCCCCTTCGGCCGCCAAGGCCAGGGCATGTGCACGCCCCTGTCCTCGAGCCCCGCCGGTGATCAAGGCCACGCGTCCATCCAAGGCACCCATAGGCGGCAACGTTAGCAGCCATGCCCGGCCTTCGACACACCAGCGGATGAGGCGCGAAACCGTTTGCAGAGGAGCGTATTTCGCGCTTGGCGTCGGTTCAAGCGCGTTATGGGCGAACGCGCCGGGGAACGCAGACGCCCCTGACGCACCCCATGACACCGCGAGGTGGCTTCGTTGCTCGGGGCGGCCGCTGGCAGCTGCCGTCCGGGCACGGCCGATCATCCTCCCCATCGCTGACGTACTGCGTCTGGCCGGGGGTCAGCGGCTCGGCCTGTGCCATCGGCGTGCCCGTCGCCACCACCACGCCCGCCGCGAATACGCCTGCTATCAACATCTTGAGGGCGACCACCGGAATCGCCTCCTCACAGCTAGCGACATGATTTAGATAATCATCTTAACTTTTTGCCTAGTATCGGTTTCCGGGGATGCAGCCGCCGGGGCGCCAACCCGCTTCGTTTCAGCGTGCGATCGCCGCCGACTTTTCGTCGGTTGGGGCCTGCTGGCGGCAGCCCGGCAACTCGTCGGGTGGTTCGACGCGCAACATTTTGGCTATCGGCGCATCGGTCGACGAGTGCAGCGCGATCGACAGGGCAATGGTGACGGCGACGACATCGAAAACCAGCTCTCTGTCGGCTATCCCCGTCTGTAGCGCCAGCAGCCCGTAGACCACGGAGGCGAAGCCTTTCGGCCCGAACCACGCCGCGGTCAGTCGCTCTTGTCTGGTGAGGCGGGTCCGCACAAGCGACAGCAACATTGCGGCCGGCCGGATCGCCGCGATGACGATCACCGCGAAAACCCAAGCGCGCCAACTCAATCCCGATAGCCACTCCGGGGTGAGCAACGCCCCGAAGACGATCAGCGCGGCGAACTTGGTGACCTCCGACAGCAGATCGCCGAAGCGTTGAAACTCCTCGGCTGCGACGTGGTCGAGGGTGGCCAGCGTCGACCCGGCGGCAAACGCGGCCAGGTAAGGGTTGGCGTGCATAAGGTGGCAGCCGGCATACACCACCACGGCGATCGCAAGGGGGCCCAGAGGCTGCAGGTGCGGTTCTGCGGTGAGTATCTTCGTCCGCCACGCCAATGCCGCGCCGGCCGCCACGCCGACGCCGAGTGCGAGCCCGAGCACCAGCTCTATCCCGACCTTCACCAGTTCGGACCCGGCACCCTGGGCGGTGGCCAGGAAGATCATCACGAAGGGCAGAGCCAGGCCGTCGTTCAAACCGGATTCCACATTGAGCAGCCGGCGCAACCGTTGCGGGATGTCGGAGCGCCCGACGATAGCGGCTGCGAAAACGGGATCGGTGGGGGACAGAATGGCCCCAACCAAGAATGCGGTCGGCCAGTTCAGGCCGGCAAGGAAATGGGCCGGCACCGCGATCCCGATCATGGTCAATGGCATGCCCATCCCCAGCGCGCGTCCCGACAACGACCAATTTTCGCGCAGTTCTTGAAGATTGGCCCGCTGACCGTCAGTAAACAAGACGGTGAACAGCGCGACGTCGGCAAGTGTGGCGACGAGCGGGTCGTTCGGGCCGATCTTGTCCCAGGCGAGGATCCCCGGCCCGAGTACGGCGCCGGCGACGAGGAACATCAGCGCGCTCGAGAGCACGGTCCGGGCAGCAACCCCGGACAGCGATACGCTGATTAGGAGCACCACGCCGAACGCCAGGATAAGGGTCACTGAAACTCCATTTCGGTGGTGTCAACGCGCCGTCGCTACATAGCTTCCTTGATTCCGCGGCGAATCAGCCAGACGTTCGCCGGCCACGCCGTCGCGAACCCGATGATCATGCCGATCTGCATCAGAAACCAGTACGCGGCGGTGTCGGGATGTAGCGGTGAAGCCGGAAACAGCACGAACGACATCACGGCCATCCAGCCGAACAGCCCCACTTCGAATGCGGTCAGCGACAGGACGTCGGCCTTGGCCGCCGCTACCATGCCGTCGCGGAACCCCAGGCCGCGCATCGGGGCGATCGCGTAGTACTGGAACAAGATTCCCAACGCCAGCGCGGCCACATAGTCGCCGATGTACTCGGGCAACAGGGCGCGGCCAAGCAATTCCACACCCAAGGCGAAAACCGCGAATTCGGCAATGATGTCGCCGAGGGTGCATCCGGCGCCACAGTGACTGACCCCGATGGCAGTGGTAGCCCACTTCGGTTTGTCAGGCGGCCGGTCAAGCTGGTGCTGCCGAAGCCACCGCCGGCTGTTCGGTCGGCCGTAACGCCAATACATCCACACCGCGGCCGGCCCGAAGTACAGCGCGGTAATCGGCCAGACGGCCTCCATGATGCCCATTCGCTGCCGATAACCGCGAGCGTAAACGTCGATCAGGATGATCACCGCCGAGGCGAAGCCTGATGCCAAGGCGACCCATGCCAATGCGGTCAACCAGGTAGGCGGCACCATTATCGGATTCCGATGTAAATCATGGCGCGACGGAATCCGGTGGACCGCCACCATTCTCGGATGGCGCCGGGTCGACCGCGCGGGTGCGGTGAGATCGGTGCATCCGACCGACTCGAGTTCATCACGGTGGGCGGCGATGACCCGGCGAGGGCCACGGGGGGGCCTGACGCTGCGACGAGCACGTCGACGCCGTCGTCGGATAGCCGGGTAGCAGCCGAAAAATACGGTGGGGCAAGCCAAATGGCCTCATCGACAGCACTGGTCATGTATGTGTCTCCCGGTTGCGGGCGTCTGTCAGGTCGTGTGCTAAAGGTTTACCCGGGGCAGCGGACCCGAAACTGCTGAGCTCTCACGCCCCGATAGCCGCCCGCCGTGGTAATCGCTGTGGTCTACGCGCCTGCCGCGGGGGCATCGTCTCGGTGCTGGGTCGGGCTGGACGCGAGAGGCGGGGGTCAATCCCGACAACCGCAGCCGACGGGGATATTGCGCGAAGCGCGCTTGGTACCGCCGCACATCCATCGACCGGAGGGGTTGCTACCGGCCCTGTAGATCCCGAAGAAACGGATGCGCTCGAAGCCCCCAAAGCCCTCAGTGGCGAGCGGCGACGCCCGCGACGCCGGCCAGTACCGCGCCGGCCGCCACCGCCAGCGGTTTGGCGTTCTCGCGCAACCACCACTGGGCGCTGACAGCGTGCGAGCGACTGTCGAAATCTCCATGCGCACCAAAATCTTTGCCGTCCTCGCCGTCCACCGGCTGCCACAGATTGGCGTCTTGAGTGTTGGGTTGATCGGTCTGCTGCGACGCGTAGCCGTTGCGGGCCAGATAGCGGTCGAGCAGCGCGGGAAAAAGTCGCTGGCCCAACAGAGTCGCGGTGGTGCTGGCGCCCACCCAGTATTCCTTGTGTCGGGGGTGTTTCGCCGCATAGTAGACCGCGCGGGCCGCGACCTCCGGTTGGTAGATCGGTGGTACCGGTTGCGGCTGCCGCGGCAGCCGGGACAACACCCAGGAGAACTGTGGAGTGTTCAGCGCCGGCATCTGGACGACGGTCACCTGGACGTTGCTGTTGTCATGCAGCAACTCGGTGCGCAGCGACTCGGTGA
Proteins encoded in this window:
- a CDS encoding mycofactocin-coupled SDR family oxidoreductase produces the protein MGALDGRVALITGGARGQGRAHALALAAEGADIVVGDVPAPMANLSYPLGTEDELRHTAKLVEELGRRCLPIILDVRAPAQVSAAVEQTLNDLGSLDIVVANAGIVSTGPLEEVSDQVWQQLVDTNLTGTFHTLRAAIPVMRRQRYGRIVVTSSMGGRMGIPELAAYNATKWGVIGLAKSLALEVAKEGITVNVVCPTTTQTPMVQPTGSDDVPDDLVRRMMKGNPIPLPWLQPEDVSRAVVYLVTDPGVVTGSVLEIGLGSSARMH
- a CDS encoding DUF4396 domain-containing protein, whose product is MVPPTWLTALAWVALASGFASAVIILIDVYARGYRQRMGIMEAVWPITALYFGPAAVWMYWRYGRPNSRRWLRQHQLDRPPDKPKWATTAIGVSHCGAGCTLGDIIAEFAVFALGVELLGRALLPEYIGDYVAALALGILFQYYAIAPMRGLGFRDGMVAAAKADVLSLTAFEVGLFGWMAVMSFVLFPASPLHPDTAAYWFLMQIGMIIGFATAWPANVWLIRRGIKEAM
- a CDS encoding SDR family oxidoreductase, whose translation is MTLSKSPSTVVITGASAGVGRAAAREFGKHGARVGLLARGQTGLDAAAAEVEQAGGQALAIPTDIASFDEVDAAAEQVESRFGGIDVWVNVAFTSVFAPFHEITPDEYRRATDVTYLGFVWGTMAALRRMRPRDRGAIVQVGSALSHRSIPLQSVYCGAKHAVNGFTESLRTELLHDNSNVQVTVVQMPALNTPQFSWVLSRLPRQPQPVPPIYQPEVAARAVYYAAKHPRHKEYWVGASTTATLLGQRLFPALLDRYLARNGYASQQTDQPNTQDANLWQPVDGEDGKDFGAHGDFDSRSHAVSAQWWLRENAKPLAVAAGAVLAGVAGVAARH
- a CDS encoding cation:proton antiporter, producing the protein MTLILAFGVVLLISVSLSGVAARTVLSSALMFLVAGAVLGPGILAWDKIGPNDPLVATLADVALFTVLFTDGQRANLQELRENWSLSGRALGMGMPLTMIGIAVPAHFLAGLNWPTAFLVGAILSPTDPVFAAAIVGRSDIPQRLRRLLNVESGLNDGLALPFVMIFLATAQGAGSELVKVGIELVLGLALGVGVAAGAALAWRTKILTAEPHLQPLGPLAIAVVVYAGCHLMHANPYLAAFAAGSTLATLDHVAAEEFQRFGDLLSEVTKFAALIVFGALLTPEWLSGLSWRAWVFAVIVIAAIRPAAMLLSLVRTRLTRQERLTAAWFGPKGFASVVYGLLALQTGIADRELVFDVVAVTIALSIALHSSTDAPIAKMLRVEPPDELPGCRQQAPTDEKSAAIAR
- a CDS encoding LLM class flavin-dependent oxidoreductase: MSNPGISIGLQLGTQPPLGATRAFLLGARAMRLDSVMLIDHFQNVFPRAIWDRELTWLAARRPTPHEFFDYQVLLGYLASRAGRMRLGVGVTESIRRHPVLIAQAMVTLSHLTKRAPILGIGAGERMNIDPYGLDSAHPVARLEEALQIIRLCLSARGPITFCGEYFRLDRATVDLKPAAGRVPEIWIAGHGPRMLALTGRYGDGWYPTAVVSPREYADKLTTVRAAARAAGRNPAEVTPALHRFTVIAATECEARAMLRTKVIRALGLMTPAELWRQAGLVHPLGEHFNPLVDFVPDHYDRATMDDAIAAVPEELVAEGPLLWGSPDQVVSRLREFGDAGLRHVVLAPVSGLVSKHAAGYGLWATGRVARSLRESTSRRG